One window of the Balaenoptera ricei isolate mBalRic1 chromosome X, mBalRic1.hap2, whole genome shotgun sequence genome contains the following:
- the LOC132357200 gene encoding LOW QUALITY PROTEIN: cerebellar degeneration-related antigen 1-like (The sequence of the model RefSeq protein was modified relative to this genomic sequence to represent the inferred CDS: substituted 1 base at 1 genomic stop codon): protein MESVNGQMSMTILNRDDIKLSSCLEDMEMLEDVEMLEDVEMLEDTEMLEDEQMLEALEMLEDLEMXEDMDFLEDMVFLEDVDFLEDTPLLEDMDFLEDAPFLEDVNFLEDTPLLEDVDFLEDTALLEDVDFLEDAALLEDMDFLEDAPLLEDMDFLEDVDFLEDMGRLEDMNLMEDTVLLEDKDLLEDMDFLEDVDFLEAMDLMEDMDFLEDLDRLEDLEVIGRHGFPGRHGFSGRHQFSGRPELSGRPGLFGRHRFAGRLGSYWKT, encoded by the exons ATGGAGTCTGTGAACGGCCAAATGTCCATGACGATACTCAACAGGGACGACATAAA ACTGAGTAGTTGTTTGGAAGACATGGAGATGCTGGAAGACGTGGAGATGTTGGAAGACGTGGAGATGCTGGAAGACACAGAGATGCTGGAAGACGAGCAGATGCTGGAAGCCCTGGAGATGCTGGAAGACCTGGAGATGTAGGAAGACATGGATTTTCTGGAAGACATGGTTTTTTTGGAAGATGTGGATTTTCTGGAAGACACCCCTTTGTTGGAAGACATGGATTTTCTGGAAGATGCACCTTTTTTGGAAGACGTGAATTTTCTGGAAGACACACCTTTGTTGGAAGACGTGGATTTTCTGGAAGACACGGCTTTGTTGGAAGACGTGGATTTTCTGGAAGATGCCGCTTTGTTGGAAGACATGGATTTTCTGGAAGACGCACCTTTGTTGGAAGACATGGATTTTCTGGAAGACGTGGATTTTCTGGAAGACATGGGTAGGTTGGAAGACATGAATTTGATGGAAGACACAGTTTTGTTGGAAGACAAGGATTTGCTGGAAGACATGGATTTCCTGGAAGACGTGGATTTTCTGGAAGCCATGGATTTGATGGAAGACATGGATTTTCTGGAAGACTTGGATAGGCTGGAAGACCTGGAGGTCATTGGAAGACATGGATTTCCTGGAAGACATGGCTTTTCTGGAAGACATCAATTTTCAGGAAGACCCGAATTGTCCGGAAGACCTGGATTATTTGGAAGACATAGATTTGCTGGAAGACTTGGAAGTTACTGGAAGACATGA